GTTAAACAGGACACCCAGATGGTGCGGAAGAATTGCTTGACTTGTGGAAATGCACACATCTGGTGTTAGACATGGAGTGTTGTAGTATTGAGAGCAGAGGAGACAAACTGGAGTGTGGTTTTCCTTTACAAGGAGAGGAGGGGCTCAGGGAAAAGACAAGTTATTACTGCTGTTGGTGAGGTACCTTCCTCCGAAGATAGATCTCTGTAACCATTTCATACGTGAGGAAACGGTGTCTGAGAGCCAGCACTGAAATCTGGGACTTCGGTTAACCTGGGTGTTTTCGGTCCATATCAGGTTTCTGCTTTGATAAATCATGGCGATATAACTCAAATGAACAGTTGGCTCGTCCCCCAAATTAGTGTAGATAGTCCATAGAAAGGCTTTTCAGGATTGCAGGAGAATGCCAGCTTCTGTCTGGTCAGTTCACAACTCCCACGTTAGTACAAGGCTCACTGATAAAGTCACTGGGCATCACTCGGTTTCTCAGCACTCGCAGACTCCTCTCTGGAGTCTGGCCTCATCCTGGCCCTGCTAGTGCTGAGGGAAGTCTCTTGTTCTTTCAGGGGTTGGTGACAGTCCAGGATGTGGCTGTGTCTCTAACCTGGGAGGAGTGGGAGCATCTGGGCCCAGCACAGAGGGACCTCTACAGGGAGAGTGCACCGAAGGATTATGGGAACACAGTCTCGCCAAGTAAGTGCGGTGCCTTTGCTAGTTTCCAGCAGTGTGTGATTTGTGGAGGGCCTCTTCAGTAAATCCCTGAGCCGGGCTGCCATTTACAGACACAGGTTGAGAGCCTTTGAGTCCCTTTTGTAACCCAAGCAAGACCTTCTATTCTGTATTGTTAGGTGATAGattcagctttttattttgattggttgatttttttttttaatttggctgcagCGAGTCTTAGTTGTAACACTCAGGATCTCCGTCGTTGCattcaggatctttagttgcagcatttgaACTCTTCGTTGAAGCACATGGGAtctcattccctgaccagggatggaacttgggccccctgcactgggagcatggagtcttagccactggaccaccagggaagtcccaaatcagTCTTTTTTGTTAAGAGAATGTATTATGTATTATGTCTATATAAATATTATCTGTATTCACCCACATAATATAAATGGctgtaagtcttttcctttacagcttttagtttttcccAGAATTAATAATGCTTCATTTTGCACGTGCCTTCTTTTCTAACTACTGAGCACTAGTTCACCCACAAGCTCCCTGTTAGAAATGTAAACCCCTCTCAGTAAAGTTCAGGTTCATTAGATGGGCCCTCGGTTCCACTTTTCCCTTGGAGAGTTCCTCCTTAAGCTTCTTCTTCTCCAGGCCGGTTACACAGCTGTTGTAGAATGTCCCTTCACTCTCACCCTGggaattccttttctctttcccagaTTCCATACCATTTTCTTCCTGGGTTTACCCCCTCAATTTGACGTATAATGTCTTCCAGTATATTCCAGAGAACATATACTTGAAAGCTCAATTTTTTGAAActttgcatgtctgaaaatgcctttattccTGTCTCACATTTATATCATGCTGTGGCTGGATGTAGCATTCTATGTTAGAAATTACTCTGCCTTTGAATTTTGAAGAGGGTGGATTTTGTAACTAATTTGCCATGTGGCAGTTGAGAAATCTGATGCCACTGTGATATTTTATCCTTGGTGTGTGATCTGTTCTGTGTTTAGGAGACTTTATTCCTGCTGGTATGAAATTTCAGTGGGTGTGGCTGGGTGTgaggtttcttttttcattcactgTTCTGAGTAGTTGGCAGGCCCTGGCAATATAGACACCAGCATCTTTGAGTTGTGAgaaatttttttgtgtgatacttttattttatctatttatttttatttcattttcttctgctttctttctgggaTTTCTTCCACTTGGATGTTGGAACTCGTGAGCTGATCCTGTAGGGTTGCCCACCTCCTTCccatttccttatcttttctttccctttctaagAGATCTCCTTAGCTTTATTTTCCAACTCTTAGGCTGAAATATTCTGCTCTCATTAATATTTTCAAGagctttttcttgttctttaaatattccttttcttataGCCTCCTTGTTTCCTGGGTACAGTATCGTCTTATATCTATCTGAGAATATTAATTATAGGTTATTCAGTTTTCTCTCGTTTTCATGCATTGAATGTTCCATTGCATTTCTATCAGAGGTTTTCCTGAAATGCGGGTAACTTCTCACTTTCTGTTTGTATTTAATAGTTAAACCTAAGAATTCTGACTGGAAACTATGGGGAAGGACTTGTGAACTGTGATCTTCAGTACAGGGTCAGGCATCAGGTGCTGTTTTACTGGGGAATTCCCACATGTCAGTGTCTCTGGGTCTTTGGCCTGGGCTGCTAAGTTTTCCTATAGAGagattcagtcaacaaatataatattgcatGTCTGCAGATaagccaggtgctgttctaggtgGGGACCCAGTAACCTCATAGGGACTAAAGCCTATGAGATCCCTGCCCTTTCTGCCTGAAGGATGTCAGCTTCGGGACTGATGGCTTGAGCCTGAACAGAGGACAGTGCTTGGAGGTTCTACCAATCAGTGTGTCCATTTTCATTTGACTCTCCTGATGGGAAGGTGGTACCTGTCCCCTGTTCTCAGCTGTGCCTCATGTCCCCAGTCCCGAATTTATCTGGTTCAGCCTTCCTGGAGAGTAAACTGCAAGAACTCTGGGCTGGGGGATGGAGTCTTTCACAGGCTTCCCATAAGTCCTAGATTTACTGCCTACCCAGAGCCTGCCTTCAGACGGAGGCCCCTGGCGTGTCTGGTACTGTAACTCACCCATGAAGAGAATCTCTCTTATTAAAGCATCCTGCGTGCATGCAATAAAGGCTGCACCATCTCTCTTGACACCCCTTCCAAATTTGCCTCTTGTAATACAGTGACTCATACAACAGTGCAGTGGGGCCGTGGGAAGAGAGACGGTCTGGCGGGGGTAGGCACaagtataaaaggaaagaaatggggtTCGTACAGGTAGATGTGAGTGTGTCTGACAAATTAATTAAGATAAACTTCAGGAGTGGTTTCACGGAGAACATTCAAAGGGCTTTGGCAGCTTGTGGGGAGGGGGTTTCTGCCAGCACTTTCTTTTCACTCTTGTCCAGGGATGAAATGTCAGTAATTTGTGTTTTAATGTTTCAGGTTCAGAAACCAGAATTGAGAACAAAGAGTTGATTCCAAAGCAAGAAATTCTAGAAGACGTGGAGCCACGAGCGCAGCTACAAGGGTCCCAGGAGAAGGCGCCCCTGTCTTCCAAGTGTGGTAATGCCCATGAGGACAGGGTAGAAAAGCCCTCAGGAGGCCCCCCATCACTGAAGCTTGAAAGGTCTCCTGAAGAGCAGGGAGTCACCAGCATCTCAGATCTCAAGAGTGGTCCCAGAGAAGAGGGAGACTCCAAAAACAATGAATTTGGGACTAGTGCCAAAAACTCATGCCCCATTCCCGGTCATCACGTCCAGACAGCAGGGAGGCCTGTGACCAGTGATGAACGTGGAGACAATTGCAAACACAGGTTAGATACGGTGAAACCTCACGGATCTCTTCATGGTGAGGAAAATTACCATCATTCAGGCCTATTTGAGAcccagaggcgcttccgtgaggaAAGACCTTACACATGTGACACCTGTGAGAAGAGGTTCAAACAGCGTTCCGATCTCTTTACACACCAGAGAGTCCACACCGGGGAGAAGCCCTATGGGTGTTCTGTCTGTGGCAGGTGCTTCAGTCAGAGCGCTACCCTCATTAAACACCAGCGGACACACACAGGTGAGAAGCCGTACACCTGTCCCAAATGTGGGGACAGCTTCAGACAGAGCTCAAATCTCAGTCGGCATCAGAAGATCCACATGGGGGAGAAGTACTACACGTGTCATGAGTGTGGGGAAACCTGCCACATCTCCAACCATTTCAGACATCAGAGGGCACACAAGGGGGAGAGACCCTACACGTGTGAAGAGTGTGAGAAGAGCTTTAAACGGTGCTCTGACCTCTCCAAACACCAGAGGATCCACACCGGGGAGAAGCCCTATGAATGCCGAGAATGTGGGAGGCGCTTCAGTCAGAGCGCAACCCTCATTAAACACCAGCGGACACACACAGGTGAGAAGCCGTACACCTGTCCCAAATGTGGGGACAGCTTCAGACAGAGCTCACACCTTAACCGGCATCAGAGGATCCACACGGCGGAGAAGCACTACACGTGTCATGAGTGTGGGGAAACCTGCCGTATTGCCAGTCGTTTCAGACATCAGAGGACACACCAAGGGGAGAGACCCTACACGTGTGAAGAGTGTGAGAAGAGCTTTAAACGGTGCTCCGACCTCTCCAAACACCAGAGAGTCCACACCGGGGAGAAGCCCTACGGGTGTCCTGTCTGTGGGAGGCGCTTCAGTCAGAGCGCTACCCTCATTAAACACCAGAGGACACACACCGGAGAGAAACCTTACAGATGTCTCGAATGTGGGGACAGCTTTAGGCAGAGCTCACACCTCATCCGACACCAAAGAATCCATAGAAATAAAGTCCCATCATTTTGACACGCTTCTGCATGAGctgttccctccctctctctctctggcttttgGAGCACTTCAGTAATCGTGGATCCTATTGCCTTGGGCATCACACCCAGGACAGACTGAGTCCCACTGGAGGCTTAGGACGCCCTCTGTAGCGtctggccctgaggcaggagtgtgtgAGCTGGGAGCCCTACCAGCACACACTCCCAGCAAGAGCAAGGGCTGACCTGTGAGAGTTCTGTCTTTGTCACTCTTCTGGGACCTCTGCTTTTGGACCAAACCTTGCCCCTCCAGTTACTTCCCTGAGAACATATTGCAGTCACTTAGAATTGTCTTTCTACGTAGATGGGAGCTATTTTATAATCCAGAACACCTTGTACAGTTCAGTGCCTACAAAGAGGCACTCtatatttttgacttttttaaacATTAACCTTGCAGagtccctctttctttcccattttttccttGTTGGTTTAAACACAGCGTAGAACTTGGATTAGAGCCTAAATCTATCTGATTATGTTTCTAGTGCTACACATGCATTGCATCTAAATTCTTtctgaacctttttttttaattaagggaaTATAAGTACATTATTGGGTATTTGGAAAAacaataggggaaaaaaattacccATAATCCCAGCACTATGATCCACTTGTTACTggtattttggtgtatttccttctGATGTTTTCCTGTACgtatttttttatataacaaAAACCACAGTGTTTATCTTTTATATCTTGAGTATTATGTCATAAGGCTTTTACATGGTTTTCCTAAACTTTATGCTTAATAGCTGCTCATTTTCCGTCAAGTGGATGTAACAATTCCTTTTGTTGGATGTTTCAGGCGTGTCTCATTTTTCACTGTTGCCAAAAATGCTGTAGTGAATGTCAACGTACGTTTAGGATAATTTGGATTGATCTTTAGAATCTAAGGCTATGTttccagaagtagaatttcttTACCAGTGTGTGAGCTATTTTATGGCTTTCAGTACACCCTCCCAATTTCTTTCCCCCAAAGCAAGTGCCAGCTTACATTCTGAGCGTGtgcccagaaagaagaaaaatttgataaactGCTAGCAATCTGTAACAAGGCTCAAAAAGCACTAGCTATAAAAAGATTGATTAACTCAACTACGTTAGAAAAAGGCAGAATAGGAATTAGAGCCCACAAAGATGAAAACATCCTCAattacattagtaataagaaaaatgcaaattaagccaCAAATAGATACAATTTCACACCTTACAGATTATCAAACCTTTCACAATCTGTCAGCACCAAGGACCACCAAAGATGTAGAGTGATGGGAACTCTCACCTGCTGTTGGTGTGTAAGTTGCTACATTTATtagggaaaacagtttggccGTACTTCTTAAAGTCGAACATGTATATAACTTATTTCTAGGTCTTTTCGCAGGGAACTAAGAGGCATGCTGACATGCTGTTTTGTaaaagccccaaactggaaacatccCCAAAACCCATCAACAAAAGAAATTCATGAATTGTGCTGTATTCCTGCAGTGGGAGACCCAGTGTCAGTGAATATGACGGAACCACAGCTACACAGAAAGATGCATGATTCTCA
The genomic region above belongs to Hippopotamus amphibius kiboko isolate mHipAmp2 chromosome 9, mHipAmp2.hap2, whole genome shotgun sequence and contains:
- the ZNF394 gene encoding zinc finger protein 394 isoform X2 — its product is MSWSWTASEGRVAAAPLSDGPWIVKVEEESPGGGESDPPGDSPDPETSRRRFRRFCFQEGTGPEEALRQLRELCHRWLRPEVHSKEQILELLVLEQFLTILPRELQAWGLVTVQDVAVSLTWEEWEHLGPAQRDLYRESAPKDYGNTVSPSSETRIENKELIPKQEILEDVEPRAQLQGSQEKAPLSSKCGNAHEDRVEKPSGGPPSLKLERSPEEQGVTSISDLKSGPREEGDSKNNEFGTSAKNSCPIPGHHVQTAGRPVTSDERGDNCKHRLDTVKPHGSLHGEENYHHSGLFETQRRFREERPYTCDTCEKRFKQRSDLFTHQRVHTGEKPYGCSVCGRCFSQSATLIKHQRTHTGEKPYTCPKCGDSFRQSSNLSRHQKIHMGEKYYTCHECGETCHISNHFRHQRAHKGERPYTCEECEKSFKRCSDLSKHQRIHTGEKPYECRECGRRFSQSATLIKHQRTHTGEKPYTCPKCGDSFRQSSHLNRHQRIHTAEKHYTCHECGETCRIASRFRHQRTHQGERPYTCEECEKSFKRCSDLSKHQRVHTGEKPYGCPVCGRRFSQSATLIKHQRTHTGEKPYRCLECGDSFRQSSHLIRHQRIHRNKVPSF
- the ZNF394 gene encoding zinc finger protein 394 isoform X1, whose translation is MSWSWTASEGRVAAAPLSDGPWIVKVEEESPGGGESDPPGDSPDPETSRRRFRRFCFQEGTGPEEALRQLRELCHRWLRPEVHSKEQILELLVLEQFLTILPRELQAWVRKHRPENGEEAATLVRALQRELDGTSRQGLVTVQDVAVSLTWEEWEHLGPAQRDLYRESAPKDYGNTVSPSSETRIENKELIPKQEILEDVEPRAQLQGSQEKAPLSSKCGNAHEDRVEKPSGGPPSLKLERSPEEQGVTSISDLKSGPREEGDSKNNEFGTSAKNSCPIPGHHVQTAGRPVTSDERGDNCKHRLDTVKPHGSLHGEENYHHSGLFETQRRFREERPYTCDTCEKRFKQRSDLFTHQRVHTGEKPYGCSVCGRCFSQSATLIKHQRTHTGEKPYTCPKCGDSFRQSSNLSRHQKIHMGEKYYTCHECGETCHISNHFRHQRAHKGERPYTCEECEKSFKRCSDLSKHQRIHTGEKPYECRECGRRFSQSATLIKHQRTHTGEKPYTCPKCGDSFRQSSHLNRHQRIHTAEKHYTCHECGETCRIASRFRHQRTHQGERPYTCEECEKSFKRCSDLSKHQRVHTGEKPYGCPVCGRRFSQSATLIKHQRTHTGEKPYRCLECGDSFRQSSHLIRHQRIHRNKVPSF